Proteins from a genomic interval of Ferrimicrobium sp.:
- the hemG gene encoding menaquinone-dependent protoporphyrinogen IX dehydrogenase, whose translation MAKILIAYSTVDGQTRRICERLRQRLEALAHAVTLEQMRDDVVIDAAPFDKVIIGASVRYGKHRAHVRQFIAANAHKLDGKPTALFSVNLVARKSEKNTPATNPYLRKLLAEVGWQPQCAAVFAGRLDYALYGFWDRQIIRLIMKLTGGPTARDAKVEYTDWEQVDAFAQQCAAL comes from the coding sequence GTGGCCAAAATCCTGATTGCCTATTCGACTGTTGACGGGCAGACGCGCCGGATCTGCGAGCGGCTGCGACAGCGACTCGAGGCGCTCGCGCACGCGGTGACCCTCGAGCAAATGCGCGACGATGTCGTCATCGACGCCGCTCCGTTTGACAAAGTCATCATTGGGGCAAGCGTGCGTTATGGCAAGCATCGCGCGCACGTACGGCAGTTCATCGCCGCAAACGCGCACAAGCTCGACGGCAAACCAACCGCTCTGTTCAGTGTCAATCTGGTTGCGCGCAAGAGCGAGAAGAACACCCCTGCGACCAATCCCTATCTACGCAAGCTCCTCGCCGAGGTCGGATGGCAGCCGCAGTGCGCCGCGGTGTTCGCCGGCCGGCTGGACTACGCCCTATATGGATTCTGGGACCGGCAGATCATCCGTCTCATCATGAAACTCACCGGCGGCCCCACGGCCCGCGATGCCAAGGTGGAGTACACCGATTGGGAACAAGTAGACGCATTCGCGCAACAATGTGCCGCTCTGTAG
- a CDS encoding DUF2937 family protein produces MRLKRTMPVVRGLIDRLLLVCGGIAGGLVPGFIAQYRQRLGGRLEQARLDLAPWQKIADLFFGGHLRKLIEFHLASRVAPFHAEGAAIRALADNVRRLQREVAALHGSLYHQAFYLVLHPDPAMMRATLHSWVPTFGLSPQALIFAAVFAVTVWLIFQALWSSAAAGAHHLTHRLRRHSPARPKP; encoded by the coding sequence ATGCGGCTGAAACGCACGATGCCGGTCGTACGGGGCCTGATCGATCGTCTGCTGCTGGTGTGCGGCGGCATTGCCGGCGGGCTAGTGCCGGGGTTCATCGCACAGTATCGCCAGCGGCTCGGCGGACGGCTCGAGCAGGCGCGGCTCGATCTGGCGCCCTGGCAGAAGATCGCCGATCTGTTCTTCGGCGGGCACCTGCGCAAGCTGATCGAGTTCCATCTCGCGAGCCGCGTGGCCCCGTTCCACGCCGAAGGCGCGGCAATCCGCGCTCTGGCCGACAATGTCCGCCGCTTGCAACGCGAAGTCGCGGCGCTGCACGGCAGTCTCTACCATCAGGCCTTCTATCTGGTGCTGCACCCCGATCCCGCCATGATGCGTGCCACGCTGCACAGCTGGGTGCCGACCTTCGGGCTGTCGCCCCAGGCACTGATATTCGCTGCGGTGTTTGCGGTCACGGTCTGGCTGATCTTTCAGGCGCTCTGGTCAAGCGCCGCGGCCGGCGCTCATCACCTC